In Haloplanus rubicundus, one DNA window encodes the following:
- a CDS encoding mandelate racemase/muconate lactonizing enzyme family protein gives MEITDVRVERIEVPLDRPLGVSRDRSMSARGAAFVVVETDEGITGIGEGVGPESYIIERIVEEKYAPLLIGEDPLDIERHWQSMVTDTVYKDRKGQGLSAASGVDIALWDVAGKHHGVPVYRLLGGPMEESLKPYASDLFWQDPETMAERAGSYVDRGFAGVKTHLGRGLDADEERVAAMRDAIGPDTALMVDMNCGYDRPEARRVGRMLEEYDVYWYEEPMTPYDVDGLAALREELSVPIASGENEYTKWGFHDLFEADAVDYAMPDVMRCGGITEAKKICALAETYNTVCTPHCFTTGVGLAATMHVMAASPACEWLEFDPTHFEVYEPLFETPPEIEDGRIALPEEPGLGVHLDEDVIGEFRVD, from the coding sequence ATGGAGATTACCGACGTACGCGTCGAACGGATCGAAGTGCCCCTCGACCGACCGCTGGGCGTCTCTCGCGACCGCTCCATGTCCGCCCGTGGGGCGGCCTTCGTCGTCGTCGAGACGGACGAAGGCATCACGGGCATCGGCGAGGGCGTGGGACCGGAGTCGTACATCATCGAGCGCATCGTCGAGGAGAAGTACGCGCCCCTGCTGATCGGGGAGGACCCCCTCGACATCGAGCGTCACTGGCAGTCGATGGTGACCGATACGGTCTACAAGGACCGGAAGGGACAGGGGCTATCGGCGGCCAGCGGCGTCGACATCGCGCTCTGGGACGTTGCGGGCAAACACCACGGCGTCCCCGTCTATCGACTGCTCGGCGGGCCGATGGAGGAGTCGCTCAAGCCGTACGCGAGCGACCTGTTCTGGCAGGACCCGGAGACGATGGCCGAGCGAGCCGGATCGTACGTCGACCGCGGATTCGCGGGCGTGAAGACGCATCTCGGCCGTGGCCTCGACGCCGACGAGGAGCGCGTGGCGGCCATGCGCGACGCCATCGGCCCCGACACGGCGCTGATGGTCGACATGAACTGCGGCTACGACCGCCCCGAGGCTCGCCGCGTCGGGCGGATGCTGGAGGAGTACGACGTCTACTGGTACGAGGAGCCGATGACGCCGTACGACGTGGACGGCCTCGCCGCGCTGCGCGAGGAACTTTCGGTGCCCATCGCGTCCGGCGAGAACGAGTACACGAAGTGGGGCTTTCACGACCTCTTCGAGGCCGACGCGGTGGACTACGCGATGCCCGACGTGATGCGCTGTGGCGGCATCACGGAGGCGAAGAAGATCTGCGCGCTCGCGGAGACGTACAACACGGTCTGTACTCCCCACTGTTTCACCACCGGCGTCGGCCTCGCGGCGACGATGCACGTCATGGCGGCGTCGCCGGCCTGTGAGTGGCTGGAGTTCGACCCCACGCACTTCGAGGTGTACGAACCCCTCTTCGAGACGCCGCCGGAAATCGAGGACGGCCGGATCGCACTCCCCGAGGAGCCGGGACTCGGCGTCCACCTCGACGAGGACGTGATCGGCGAGTTCCGCGTCGACTGA
- a CDS encoding 4-phosphopantoate--beta-alanine ligase, with translation MAEGDTDIPADHPRHDSLVTRHRIEDGVEAGITSKQGLIAEGRGEAFDYLLGERTLPSADAAARAAAAHLLLARHPVVSVNGNAAALVPDELVALADAVGADLEINLFNRTEERMAAIADHLRDHGASEVKGLDADARIPGLDHERAKVDADGIADADVVLVPLEDGDRAAALSDLGKAEIVIDLNPLSRSAQVADVPVVDNILRAIPNITAHARELADADRDELERIVAEFDPAAALDDAERAIRSGDL, from the coding sequence ATGGCCGAGGGCGACACCGACATCCCGGCGGACCACCCCCGCCACGACTCGCTGGTGACGCGCCACCGCATCGAGGACGGCGTCGAGGCCGGCATCACGAGCAAACAGGGCCTCATCGCCGAGGGGCGGGGCGAGGCGTTCGACTACCTGCTCGGCGAGCGGACGCTCCCCTCGGCGGACGCGGCGGCGCGCGCGGCCGCCGCCCACCTCCTGCTCGCCCGCCACCCCGTCGTCTCCGTCAACGGGAACGCGGCGGCGCTAGTGCCCGACGAACTTGTCGCCCTCGCGGACGCCGTCGGCGCGGACCTGGAGATCAACCTGTTCAACCGGACCGAGGAGCGGATGGCCGCCATCGCCGACCATCTCCGCGACCACGGTGCGAGCGAGGTGAAGGGCCTCGACGCCGACGCCCGGATTCCGGGTCTCGATCACGAACGCGCGAAAGTCGACGCCGACGGCATCGCCGACGCCGACGTGGTGCTCGTGCCGTTAGAGGACGGCGACCGCGCGGCGGCCCTGTCCGACCTCGGGAAGGCCGAAATCGTGATCGACCTCAACCCCCTCTCCCGGTCGGCACAGGTGGCCGACGTGCCGGTCGTCGACAACATCCTGCGGGCGATCCCGAACATCACTGCTCACGCCCGCGAACTGGCGGACGCGGACCGCGACGAACTCGAACGGATCGTCGCCGAGTTCGATCCGGCGGCGGCGCTCGACGACGCCGAGCGGGCGATCCGATCCGGCGACCTATAG
- the aspS gene encoding aspartate--tRNA(Asn) ligase — protein MQDRTYTADVAAGETATVAGWVHEIRDLGGIAFLILRDKSGKLQVKFEKDEMDEDLVETGLGAHRESVVAVTGAVEEEPRAPTGLEMVPDSVDVLAEADPELPLDPSGKVDAELPTRLDNRTLDLRKPEVKAIFEIRSEILRSVREYFRSVGSTEINTPKIVATGTEGGTELFPITYFGKEAFMNQSPQLFKQLMVGSGLERVFEIGPIFRAEEHNTPRHLNEATMIDFESAFVDHHEAMDVCEGTLKAAYEGVAENCAEELELLGYDDFAVPDADFPRLTYEEAIERINATGALDEQLVWGDDLPTEAEKALGSDVGGHYFITDWPSEIKPFYIQDYDDDPQLSKGFDLMHPRMELVSGGQREHRYDELVAGFEQQGLDPEQFDYYTKMFKYGMPPHAGWAYGVERLVMTMLDLGNIREAVLFPRDRQRLSP, from the coding sequence ATGCAGGACCGAACCTACACGGCCGACGTCGCCGCCGGCGAGACGGCGACGGTCGCCGGCTGGGTCCACGAAATCCGGGACCTCGGCGGTATCGCCTTCCTGATTCTCCGGGACAAATCCGGCAAACTTCAGGTCAAATTCGAGAAAGACGAGATGGACGAGGACCTCGTCGAGACGGGACTCGGCGCCCACCGCGAGAGCGTCGTCGCCGTCACCGGCGCCGTCGAGGAGGAGCCGCGCGCACCGACGGGGCTGGAGATGGTGCCCGACTCCGTCGACGTGCTGGCCGAGGCCGATCCCGAACTCCCCCTCGACCCCTCCGGAAAGGTCGACGCCGAACTTCCCACCCGGCTGGACAACCGCACGCTCGACCTCCGCAAGCCCGAGGTGAAGGCCATCTTCGAGATTCGGAGCGAGATTCTGCGCTCGGTCCGCGAGTACTTCCGCTCGGTCGGCTCGACGGAGATCAACACGCCGAAAATCGTCGCCACGGGGACGGAGGGCGGCACCGAACTCTTCCCCATCACCTACTTCGGGAAGGAGGCGTTCATGAACCAGTCGCCACAGCTGTTCAAACAGCTGATGGTCGGCAGCGGGCTGGAGCGGGTCTTCGAAATCGGCCCCATCTTCCGCGCGGAGGAGCACAACACGCCCCGCCACCTCAACGAGGCGACGATGATCGACTTCGAGTCGGCCTTCGTCGACCACCACGAGGCGATGGACGTGTGCGAGGGGACGCTCAAGGCGGCCTACGAGGGCGTCGCCGAGAACTGCGCCGAGGAGCTGGAACTCCTCGGCTACGACGACTTCGCGGTTCCGGACGCCGACTTCCCGCGGCTCACCTACGAGGAGGCCATCGAGCGGATCAACGCGACGGGCGCCCTCGACGAGCAGTTGGTGTGGGGCGACGACCTGCCGACGGAGGCCGAGAAGGCCCTCGGTTCGGACGTGGGCGGCCACTACTTCATCACCGACTGGCCCTCGGAGATCAAGCCGTTCTACATTCAGGACTACGACGACGACCCGCAGCTCTCGAAGGGCTTCGACCTGATGCACCCGCGGATGGAGCTCGTCTCGGGCGGCCAGCGCGAACACCGCTACGACGAACTCGTCGCTGGCTTCGAACAGCAGGGACTCGACCCCGAGCAGTTCGACTACTACACGAAGATGTTCAAATACGGGATGCCGCCCCACGCCGGGTGGGCCTACGGCGTCGAACGTCTCGTGATGACGATGCTCGATCTGGGGAACATCCGCGAGGCGGTGCTGTTCCCACGCGACCGGCAGCGGCTGAGTCCGTAG
- a CDS encoding pantoate kinase, whose translation MSEELRGNGESTAFVPGHVTSFFAPYPDDDPERAGSRGAGLTLTDGVEVTVRAAEDDAPPVTLDGDPIAMPPVEAVLDGLGVADRARVVAESDLPLGTGFGVSGAMTLGTALAANDRFGRKRSANDLVTLAHRAEVEAGTGLGDVVAQARGGVPIRLDPGAPAHGRLDGVPATRRVEYVTFGDLSTAEVLAGDTDPLVAAGDAALTRLVDRPTLPTLVAESRRFARDAGLLTDRVREAVDAVVDAGGEASMVMLGETVFALDSGLTDAGFDAEACRTCDAGAHVTG comes from the coding sequence ATGAGCGAGGAGTTACGGGGAAACGGGGAATCGACCGCGTTCGTCCCCGGTCACGTCACCAGTTTCTTCGCCCCGTACCCCGACGACGACCCGGAACGAGCGGGGTCGCGCGGCGCCGGCCTCACCCTCACCGACGGCGTAGAGGTGACGGTCCGGGCGGCCGAGGACGACGCCCCGCCCGTCACCCTCGACGGCGACCCCATCGCTATGCCGCCGGTCGAGGCGGTCCTCGACGGACTCGGTGTGGCCGACCGGGCGCGGGTCGTCGCCGAGAGCGACCTCCCCCTCGGCACGGGCTTCGGCGTCTCGGGCGCGATGACGCTGGGGACGGCGCTGGCCGCCAACGACCGCTTCGGCCGCAAGCGGTCGGCGAACGACCTCGTGACACTCGCCCACCGCGCGGAAGTCGAGGCGGGCACGGGCCTCGGCGACGTGGTGGCGCAGGCCCGCGGCGGCGTCCCGATCCGTCTCGACCCCGGCGCGCCGGCACACGGCCGCCTCGACGGCGTCCCCGCGACCCGACGGGTCGAGTACGTCACGTTCGGCGACCTCTCGACGGCCGAGGTGCTCGCGGGCGACACCGACCCGCTCGTCGCCGCGGGCGACGCGGCGCTCACCCGACTGGTCGACCGGCCGACGCTTCCGACCCTCGTCGCGGAGTCGCGCCGGTTCGCCCGCGACGCCGGACTGCTCACGGACCGGGTACGCGAGGCCGTCGACGCCGTCGTCGACGCCGGCGGCGAGGCGTCGATGGTCATGCTCGGCGAGACGGTCTTCGCGCTCGATTCGGGGCTCACGGACGCCGGCTTCGACGCCGAGGCGTGCCGGACCTGTGACGCCGGGGCGCACGTGACGGGCTGA
- a CDS encoding phosphoglycerol geranylgeranyltransferase, whose translation MTAPWDDWDHVLKVDPDKELVDGETFEDVCATGTDAIEIGGTTGMTKEKMETVVEACSKYGVPLYQEPSNPAVVIEDDALDGYLIPTVFNAGDSFWVTGAHKEWVRIENGLDWSRTHTEAYIVLNPDSSVAEYTEADCDQSPDDVAAYAAVAEKLFGQEIVYIEYSGTFGDPETVAAAADALCESTLFYGGGVGDYDTAHEMGQYSDVVVVGDLLHDEGCAAVRETVEGVKDAHADD comes from the coding sequence ATGACCGCGCCGTGGGACGACTGGGATCACGTTCTCAAGGTCGACCCCGACAAGGAACTCGTCGACGGCGAGACCTTCGAGGACGTCTGTGCGACCGGGACCGACGCCATCGAGATCGGTGGCACGACAGGGATGACCAAAGAGAAGATGGAGACGGTCGTCGAGGCTTGTAGCAAGTACGGCGTCCCGTTGTATCAGGAGCCCTCGAATCCGGCCGTCGTCATCGAGGACGACGCCCTCGACGGCTACCTGATCCCGACGGTGTTCAACGCCGGCGACAGCTTCTGGGTGACCGGTGCCCACAAGGAGTGGGTTCGCATCGAGAACGGTCTCGACTGGAGCCGTACGCACACGGAGGCGTACATCGTCCTCAACCCCGACTCGTCGGTCGCGGAGTACACCGAAGCCGACTGCGACCAGTCGCCGGACGACGTGGCCGCCTACGCCGCCGTCGCGGAGAAACTGTTCGGCCAAGAGATCGTCTACATCGAGTATTCGGGCACCTTCGGCGACCCCGAGACGGTCGCGGCCGCGGCCGACGCCCTCTGTGAGTCCACCCTCTTTTACGGCGGCGGCGTCGGCGACTACGACACCGCCCACGAGATGGGGCAGTACTCCGACGTGGTGGTCGTCGGTGACCTCCTCCACGACGAGGGGTGTGCGGCCGTCCGCGAGACGGTCGAGGGCGTCAAAGACGCCCACGCCGACGACTGA
- a CDS encoding molybdopterin-dependent oxidoreductase yields the protein MSLRARLAHLDPPPRLVDWSLFALVGLAAATGLTSFWVGHPSDAAIFWIHAVAGLSIPPLLVVKFRRVAGRVRDRRAWDRATPLSILLAAVAVAAAATGVAWAVGVVVPLGFWTLLNLHILFGLLLVPLLLVHLRARYRPLRRTDVRERRVALQYAGLVVAAGVTSAGLRGLATLFGTPAATRRFTGSRALDSDADLPVTSWVADDPDPVDPTTWTLSVGGLVGRPLELGVDDLNPTAERQALLDCTSGWYAERDWRGVRLGDLLDVAGASEDAAWVTVRSVTGYRWSLPLDEARDAVLATHLSGERLDHGHGYPIRLVAPGRRGFQWVKWVEGIEVRRRPDPRQWIAIFVSGL from the coding sequence ATGTCCCTCCGGGCGCGCCTCGCCCACCTCGACCCGCCGCCGCGACTCGTCGACTGGTCGCTGTTCGCGCTGGTCGGCCTCGCCGCTGCCACGGGACTCACGAGCTTCTGGGTCGGTCACCCCTCCGACGCCGCCATCTTCTGGATTCACGCCGTCGCCGGCCTCTCCATTCCCCCGCTCCTCGTCGTCAAGTTCCGCCGCGTCGCCGGCCGGGTCCGCGACCGGCGGGCGTGGGACCGGGCGACACCCCTCTCGATCCTCCTCGCCGCCGTCGCCGTCGCCGCCGCGGCGACGGGCGTCGCGTGGGCCGTCGGCGTGGTCGTCCCCCTCGGCTTCTGGACGCTCCTCAACCTCCACATCCTCTTTGGCCTGCTGCTCGTCCCCCTGCTCCTCGTCCACCTTCGCGCCCGCTACCGGCCGCTCCGCCGCACCGACGTGCGCGAGCGACGGGTCGCCCTCCAGTACGCGGGCCTCGTCGTCGCCGCGGGGGTCACGTCGGCTGGGCTGCGGGGGCTCGCGACCCTCTTCGGAACCCCCGCGGCGACCCGCCGATTCACCGGGTCGCGGGCGCTCGATTCCGACGCCGACCTGCCCGTCACCAGTTGGGTCGCCGACGACCCCGACCCGGTCGACCCGACGACGTGGACGCTCTCGGTCGGTGGGCTAGTGGGGCGGCCGCTCGAACTCGGCGTCGACGACCTGAATCCGACCGCCGAGCGCCAGGCGCTCCTCGACTGCACGAGCGGCTGGTACGCCGAACGCGACTGGCGGGGCGTCCGCCTCGGCGACCTTCTCGACGTGGCGGGCGCCAGCGAGGACGCCGCGTGGGTGACCGTCCGCTCCGTGACGGGCTATCGCTGGAGCCTCCCGCTCGACGAGGCACGGGACGCCGTGCTCGCGACCCACCTCTCCGGCGAGCGCCTCGACCACGGCCACGGCTATCCGATTCGGCTCGTCGCACCCGGGCGCCGCGGCTTCCAGTGGGTGAAGTGGGTCGAAGGGATCGAGGTACGACGCCGGCCCGACCCCCGGCAGTGGATCGCCATCTTCGTCAGCGGCCTATAG
- a CDS encoding helix-turn-helix transcriptional regulator, protein MRDGDDGSLDELFELLSHEYRRYILWALADPDGRTDEPIRTTLFTGDDEPDILRIELRHNHLPKLDDAELVDWDPETETLERGPRFEEIEPFLEMIDDRERFSRDES, encoded by the coding sequence ATGAGAGACGGGGACGACGGCTCGCTCGACGAACTGTTCGAACTCCTCAGCCACGAGTATCGCCGATACATCCTCTGGGCGCTCGCCGACCCGGACGGACGGACCGACGAACCGATCCGAACGACCCTGTTTACCGGGGACGACGAGCCGGACATCCTCCGAATAGAACTCCGTCACAATCATCTCCCCAAGCTGGACGACGCCGAACTCGTCGACTGGGATCCGGAGACGGAGACGCTCGAACGCGGCCCGCGGTTCGAGGAGATCGAGCCGTTCCTCGAGATGATCGACGACCGGGAGCGGTTCTCACGCGACGAGTCCTGA
- a CDS encoding pyridoxal phosphate-dependent aminotransferase has product MTLGPTDRVRNVDRSSIRYMFDIAEEMDEDLVRLEVGIPDFDTPAHVVDAACTAAQDGHTSYTTNAGNPELRDAIADHMASDYDVRVTPDEVIVTAGGMEALHLAALCTVSPGEEVVFPTPGFPNYWVQTRMADGVPNPVPMPAESGFTLDADRLVDAIGPDTALVILCSPNNPTGRTYDADEVRAVVDAAADNDAYVVADEVYLGLSYDRAPEGVAAMAGHPENVLTVNSCSKRYAMTGWRVGWLAGTTDIVDQATKIHESTTSCASSVSQHAALAALTGPQDAAEEMYDAFHTRRDYVVERAATIDGLTCPRPEGAFYAFLDLDLPGTSLEIAEHLLREYGVVLAPGDGFGEVGSGWVRLSFANSLDRLEEGFDRIERAIDDAR; this is encoded by the coding sequence ATGACTCTCGGTCCCACCGACCGCGTCCGCAACGTCGACCGCTCCAGCATCCGCTACATGTTCGATATCGCGGAGGAGATGGACGAGGACCTCGTGCGGCTGGAAGTCGGCATCCCCGACTTCGACACGCCCGCTCACGTCGTCGACGCCGCCTGCACGGCGGCGCAGGACGGCCACACCAGTTACACCACCAACGCCGGCAATCCGGAACTCCGCGACGCTATCGCCGATCACATGGCGAGCGACTACGACGTCCGGGTCACCCCCGACGAAGTGATCGTCACCGCGGGCGGGATGGAGGCGCTTCACCTCGCCGCCCTCTGTACCGTCTCGCCCGGTGAGGAAGTCGTCTTCCCGACGCCCGGCTTCCCCAACTACTGGGTCCAGACCCGGATGGCCGACGGGGTTCCCAACCCGGTTCCCATGCCCGCCGAATCGGGGTTCACCCTCGACGCCGACCGCCTCGTCGACGCCATCGGTCCCGACACCGCCCTCGTGATTCTCTGTTCGCCCAACAACCCCACCGGGCGCACCTACGACGCCGACGAGGTCCGCGCCGTCGTCGACGCCGCCGCCGACAACGACGCCTACGTCGTCGCCGACGAGGTGTACCTCGGACTCAGCTACGACCGAGCGCCCGAGGGCGTCGCCGCCATGGCGGGACACCCGGAGAACGTCCTCACGGTCAACTCCTGTTCGAAACGCTACGCCATGACCGGGTGGCGCGTCGGATGGCTCGCGGGAACGACCGACATCGTCGATCAGGCGACCAAGATCCACGAGTCGACCACCTCCTGTGCGTCGAGCGTGAGCCAGCACGCCGCCCTCGCGGCGCTGACCGGACCACAGGATGCCGCCGAGGAGATGTACGACGCCTTCCACACGCGCCGCGACTACGTGGTCGAACGCGCCGCGACCATCGACGGCCTGACCTGCCCCCGGCCGGAGGGTGCCTTCTACGCCTTCCTCGACCTCGACCTCCCCGGGACGAGCCTCGAGATTGCCGAACACCTCCTCCGGGAGTACGGCGTCGTCCTCGCGCCGGGTGACGGCTTCGGCGAGGTCGGATCGGGCTGGGTTCGCCTGAGCTTCGCCAACAGCCTCGACCGTCTCGAAGAGGGCTTCGACCGGATCGAACGCGCCATCGACGACGCACGGTAG
- a CDS encoding LURP-one-related/scramblase family protein — protein MSVDDRGFSAIELRGDTYTVEQSLVRNKYAASDENGDVVLRAKQKLFKLKEEFPFVDADGDEVFTVKAGGILDVAGNYAIFDAETDERVVVLDNDYSIFQDTWTIRDGETEAALAKITSRGAAVTLARNLLPFGELIPHKYEITDGQGGHVGRIDGQLSLRDKYDIVVDDAGDVPRDAVVAAAMVIDAIQGN, from the coding sequence ATGTCGGTCGACGACCGCGGCTTCTCGGCCATCGAACTGCGCGGAGACACGTACACAGTCGAGCAGTCGCTCGTCCGCAACAAGTACGCGGCGTCCGACGAGAACGGGGACGTGGTTCTCCGGGCCAAACAGAAGCTGTTCAAACTCAAAGAGGAGTTCCCCTTCGTCGACGCCGACGGCGACGAGGTGTTTACCGTGAAGGCGGGAGGCATTCTCGACGTTGCGGGCAACTACGCGATATTCGACGCCGAGACGGACGAGCGGGTTGTCGTCCTCGACAACGACTACTCGATCTTTCAGGACACGTGGACGATCCGCGACGGCGAGACGGAGGCGGCGCTGGCGAAGATCACCTCCCGCGGCGCGGCCGTCACGCTCGCGCGCAACCTCCTGCCGTTCGGCGAACTCATCCCCCACAAATACGAGATCACCGACGGGCAGGGCGGGCACGTCGGGCGCATCGACGGCCAACTCTCCCTGCGCGACAAATACGACATCGTCGTCGACGACGCCGGCGACGTTCCACGGGACGCCGTCGTCGCCGCGGCGATGGTCATCGACGCGATTCAGGGGAACTAG
- a CDS encoding class I SAM-dependent methyltransferase — protein MRLRPTYFFGVYHWRERLSRIALSTLLICAAAAAVRRGRRLVRLAAVAVGLGAAYRGGDAARRLLTPPPWALDCAKYDGLASVLSLDDIDRHLDVGCGSGRSLVGLAPHLPDDCHVVGLDVFDDRVILGNGPQLARRNGARAGVDVSPVRGDASRLPFDDGSFDLVTACRVAHDVPVERRDAAFDELRRVCADGGTVGLLELPITPEGVSDYEAYWRRCLEDAGLRVERVTTVERERRPGQPYVAIAATPR, from the coding sequence ATGCGACTCCGACCCACCTACTTTTTCGGCGTCTACCACTGGCGCGAGCGGCTGTCACGGATCGCGCTCTCGACGCTGCTGATCTGCGCGGCAGCCGCGGCCGTTCGACGTGGTCGTCGGCTCGTCCGCCTCGCCGCCGTCGCCGTCGGTCTCGGTGCGGCCTACCGCGGCGGCGACGCCGCCCGTCGCCTCCTCACGCCGCCCCCGTGGGCGCTCGACTGCGCGAAGTACGACGGGTTGGCGTCGGTCCTCTCGCTCGACGATATCGACCGCCACCTCGACGTGGGCTGTGGCTCCGGCCGGTCGCTGGTTGGCCTGGCGCCCCACCTGCCCGACGACTGCCACGTCGTCGGCCTCGACGTCTTCGACGACCGGGTGATCCTCGGCAACGGGCCCCAGCTAGCGCGGCGAAACGGCGCCCGAGCCGGTGTCGACGTCTCGCCCGTCAGAGGCGACGCCTCCCGTCTCCCCTTCGACGACGGCAGCTTTGACCTCGTGACGGCCTGCCGAGTCGCCCACGACGTGCCCGTGGAGCGACGGGACGCGGCCTTCGACGAACTTCGACGGGTGTGTGCCGACGGCGGGACCGTCGGCCTGCTGGAACTCCCGATCACGCCCGAGGGCGTGAGCGACTACGAGGCGTACTGGCGGCGGTGTCTGGAGGACGCGGGGTTACGGGTCGAGCGGGTGACGACGGTCGAACGGGAGCGGCGGCCGGGGCAGCCGTACGTCGCCATCGCCGCGACACCGCGGTGA